One region of Rhizobium sp. WYJ-E13 genomic DNA includes:
- a CDS encoding MAPEG family protein, translating into MFAEFLPALSRVDLVPKICVASLTLLFFCLSLAITFVRLRTKVLFFGAPADPTSLLTKLVRAHGNTAEYVGLLAVLILSLGGGTRSNIVTGLMVLALLARLLFVFAILRCRSLEIFDPLRALAVTGTYVAGLGLGVALLVS; encoded by the coding sequence ATGTTCGCAGAATTTCTGCCTGCTCTCTCGCGCGTTGATCTGGTCCCGAAAATCTGCGTGGCGTCGCTAACGCTGCTGTTCTTCTGTCTAAGCTTGGCCATCACCTTCGTGCGTCTTCGCACCAAGGTGCTTTTCTTCGGCGCCCCCGCCGATCCAACCAGCCTTTTGACGAAGCTGGTGCGGGCGCACGGGAACACAGCGGAATATGTCGGCTTACTCGCCGTCCTGATCCTGTCGCTTGGAGGCGGGACGAGATCCAATATTGTGACCGGGTTGATGGTGTTGGCATTGCTGGCTCGTCTGCTGTTCGTCTTCGCCATATTGAGATGCCGCAGCCTGGAGATTTTCGATCCGCTAAGAGCTCTCGCTGTAACGGGGACTTACGTAGCAGGCTTGGGTCTCGGAGTGGCGCTGCTCGTCTCGTGA
- a CDS encoding NrsF family protein yields the protein METAELIRSLADNVKPVKRLRPPLIRSAAWVLMALGLMLLLTAIHGPRPQFGERLKDVVFITGMLSSLVTGMLAAVATFFVSLPDRSRLWVVLPLPALVVWMSTIGYQCFAGWVDLPPSAVTVEAASGCLLTLVVTSVPLSLMMISMLRYAALLRPVGVTLLGSLAVSGVTCSALAMFHPLDATIMVLGWNLGTAALLAGIASLLSRKVSRRHPTD from the coding sequence ATGGAGACCGCCGAACTGATCCGCTCTCTTGCGGACAATGTCAAACCGGTGAAGCGACTTCGGCCGCCGCTGATCCGCTCGGCCGCGTGGGTGCTGATGGCGCTTGGACTGATGCTGCTTCTGACGGCAATCCATGGTCCGCGTCCCCAGTTCGGCGAGCGGCTGAAGGATGTAGTGTTCATAACGGGTATGCTGTCGTCGCTTGTCACGGGCATGCTGGCGGCGGTCGCGACCTTCTTCGTCAGCCTGCCCGATCGCTCGAGGCTCTGGGTGGTGTTGCCGCTTCCAGCCCTTGTCGTCTGGATGTCCACCATCGGCTACCAATGTTTTGCGGGATGGGTCGATCTGCCGCCCAGCGCGGTCACAGTTGAAGCGGCGTCCGGGTGCCTGCTCACCCTTGTTGTGACCAGCGTTCCACTCTCGCTGATGATGATCTCCATGCTTCGCTACGCGGCGCTTCTCCGGCCGGTCGGCGTCACACTGCTTGGAAGTCTGGCCGTATCCGGGGTCACCTGCTCGGCGCTCGCCATGTTTCATCCACTGGACGCGACAATCATGGTTCTCGGATGGAACCTCGGAACAGCAGCCTTGCTTGCGGGAATAGCCTCGCTGCTGAGCCGAAAGGTTTCGCGTCGCCATCCAACTGATTGA
- a CDS encoding DUF692 domain-containing protein translates to MTSSMSRFPKTAMHGRAGVGLKAEHYRLILDTSPDIGFFEVHAENYMGDGGPPHRYLSAIRERYPLSLHGVGLSIGGARPLDKDHLRRLKSLVERYEPSLFSEHLAWSTHDVDFFNDLLPVPYTSETLRRVVEHIDEVQETLGRQMLLENPSTYLTFSESTYSETDFIAEIARRTGCGLLLDVNNVHVASANQLWDPFQYIDAYPLYHVAEIHLAGHATEKDEAERPLLIDTHDRPVDDLVWALYAHALERLGPVPTLIEWDANVPSWPVLAAEAKRAENLMNAIGLIDSRPAAE, encoded by the coding sequence ATGACATCTTCAATGAGTCGCTTTCCAAAGACAGCCATGCACGGACGCGCGGGCGTCGGCCTGAAGGCCGAGCACTATCGGCTCATACTCGACACCTCGCCGGATATCGGCTTCTTCGAGGTTCATGCCGAGAACTATATGGGCGATGGCGGACCGCCACACCGGTACCTTTCGGCAATCCGCGAGCGATATCCCCTTTCGCTTCACGGGGTCGGTCTTTCCATCGGCGGGGCACGGCCTCTCGACAAGGATCACCTGAGACGGCTGAAGAGCCTTGTCGAGCGGTACGAGCCTTCGCTTTTTTCAGAGCATCTCGCATGGTCGACGCACGACGTCGATTTCTTCAACGATCTCTTGCCAGTGCCCTACACGTCCGAGACCCTGCGGCGGGTGGTGGAGCATATCGACGAAGTGCAGGAGACACTCGGCAGGCAGATGCTCCTTGAGAATCCCTCGACCTATCTCACCTTTTCCGAAAGCACCTATTCCGAGACCGATTTTATCGCCGAGATCGCCCGCCGTACCGGATGTGGCCTGCTCCTCGACGTCAATAACGTCCATGTAGCGTCAGCGAACCAGCTCTGGGATCCCTTTCAGTATATCGACGCCTATCCACTCTACCATGTGGCCGAAATTCATCTCGCCGGCCATGCCACGGAAAAGGACGAGGCGGAAAGGCCGCTACTCATCGATACCCATGACCGCCCTGTCGATGACCTCGTATGGGCGCTTTACGCACACGCGCTGGAACGCCTCGGCCCGGTGCCGACACTGATCGAGTGGGACGCCAACGTTCCTTCCTGGCCGGTGCTCGCGGCAGAAGCCAAGCGAGCTGAAAATCTGATGAATGCGATCGGCCTCATCGACAGCCGCCCAGCGGCGGAATGA
- a CDS encoding RNA polymerase sigma factor encodes MSEERGDRLTLVSSGSAATEAERAQRLDLDWTILMARAQTGDSAAYLRLLQEIAPYLRAISARYHRDSRDIEDTVQDILLTVHSIRETYDPTRPFGPWLLGIANRRAIDRLRRQGRQRAREYPLSRDHDAVTTQENVEETANRVRLHSAIDDLPPAQRQAIRMLKLEEMSLKDASEESGMSINSLKTATHRALNSLRRILLDRGDR; translated from the coding sequence ATGAGTGAAGAGCGCGGCGATCGACTGACTTTGGTGTCATCCGGATCGGCGGCCACTGAAGCCGAACGGGCGCAACGCCTCGATCTGGACTGGACCATCCTCATGGCGCGCGCCCAGACCGGAGATTCCGCCGCATATCTACGTCTGCTGCAGGAAATTGCGCCCTATCTTCGGGCCATATCTGCCAGATATCATCGGGACTCCCGCGATATCGAAGACACCGTGCAGGACATTCTTCTCACGGTACATTCGATCCGCGAAACCTATGATCCTACTCGACCGTTCGGGCCGTGGCTCCTTGGAATAGCAAACCGGCGCGCGATCGACCGGCTTCGGCGGCAGGGACGTCAACGCGCACGGGAATATCCATTGTCGCGAGACCATGACGCGGTTACGACTCAAGAAAATGTCGAGGAGACCGCAAACAGAGTGCGACTGCACAGCGCGATCGACGATCTCCCTCCTGCACAACGGCAGGCGATCAGGATGCTGAAGCTCGAGGAGATGTCCCTGAAGGACGCTTCTGAGGAAAGCGGCATGTCGATCAATTCGCTGAAGACGGCAACGCACCGCGCCCTCAACAGCCTGCGGCGAATTCTGTTGGATCGGGGTGACCGCTGA
- a CDS encoding AraC family transcriptional regulator, whose amino-acid sequence MKFNPHAKMRHATSDGVRRLSSQDEALPLLSIDDILHRRPYKPVITTRDRGWGGVTLDVHSPHFNISESYAGLDHHMITFCPSGSSKLTQIREGKVHRGVMSTGMSLLMPAGYDSTWEGDTGQSARLRIPISLVANAAEECDWRGPLPVELRNVFEARDATIMHLGLTLLLEAQKSPHATQRLMVDTLSAALAIHLLRTYNTFEAVERSGEARLGKHEITRLTEYIEDNLDRSIGLAELAGVVNVSRFHFIRLFKRSTGMTPIDFVEQSRIERARSLITDTNIPLAEIALMTGFADQSHFTRRFRDRVGCTPAAYSRDHGRRRTLRSRS is encoded by the coding sequence ATGAAGTTTAACCCGCACGCCAAAATGAGACACGCCACCAGCGACGGCGTTCGTCGTTTGTCGTCACAGGACGAAGCGCTACCGCTGCTGAGTATCGACGATATTCTCCATCGCCGCCCTTACAAGCCTGTCATTACAACACGCGACCGAGGCTGGGGCGGCGTCACCCTGGACGTGCATAGCCCACATTTCAACATCTCCGAGAGCTATGCAGGACTCGACCATCACATGATAACCTTCTGCCCTTCCGGGTCGTCCAAGTTGACGCAAATTCGGGAAGGCAAAGTGCATCGAGGGGTCATGTCGACAGGAATGTCGCTGCTTATGCCGGCGGGATACGACTCAACCTGGGAAGGGGACACGGGCCAGTCGGCACGCCTCAGAATTCCCATTTCGTTGGTCGCCAACGCGGCGGAGGAATGCGATTGGCGGGGACCTTTACCGGTAGAACTCCGCAACGTCTTCGAAGCACGGGACGCGACGATCATGCATCTCGGGCTGACCTTGTTGTTAGAGGCGCAAAAAAGCCCTCACGCGACCCAGAGGTTGATGGTTGACACTCTATCGGCTGCATTGGCTATCCACCTTCTGCGAACGTACAATACTTTCGAGGCAGTCGAGCGCAGTGGCGAGGCTCGCCTTGGCAAACATGAGATCACGCGGCTGACGGAATATATCGAAGACAATCTCGATCGTTCCATTGGGCTCGCGGAACTCGCAGGGGTTGTCAACGTGAGCCGGTTTCATTTCATCCGCCTGTTCAAGCGTAGCACAGGGATGACGCCAATCGATTTCGTTGAGCAAAGTAGGATCGAGCGGGCGCGGTCACTCATCACCGATACGAATATACCGCTTGCAGAGATCGCTTTGATGACGGGGTTCGCCGACCAGAGCCACTTTACCAGGCGCTTCCGCGATCGTGTAGGATGTACACCCGCGGCATATTCAAGGGATCATGGCCGCAGACGTACGTTACGGAGTAGGAGTTGA
- a CDS encoding Na+/H+ antiporter: MLPLRLPIPFVQILLGAVAALAFDLRVELDPPTFLLFLAPLLFLDGWRTPKEGLLRDKGTIAALAFGLVFFTVLGAGTFIHWMIPSMPLAVAFALASAISPTDAVAVSAIVSRLPITKRLIHILEGESLLNDASGLVCMRFAIAAATTGTFSLLEASTTFVWIAIVGVAIGAAVALVATTGKDLISRRFGEETGSQILISLLIPFAAYMLAERADASGILAAVAAGVVMGWEERSGRALPVTRLQRAAVWDALQFAGNGAIFVVLGQQLPSIFVAASEAVQETGNPGTFWLAIYVVAILLALLVLRATWAWVTLRMLLFREAKADASFAMPHWRLVAATSLAGVRGAVTLAGAFALPITLDNGSPFPSRDLVIFLAAGVIVLSLVVANLGLPMVLKGVRLQSQYKVHQEEVQARAAATQAAISAVEQKLRELAPGLADDLHRDTAARVLSAYRQHSAAPSDPTELEDTDIRDIERELHLAAIRAERIEIYKAARSNQLPEEIASRLIREVDLMESRFSSS; this comes from the coding sequence ATGCTGCCGCTCCGCCTTCCTATTCCTTTTGTGCAGATCTTGCTCGGGGCTGTCGCCGCGCTCGCATTTGACCTTCGTGTAGAGCTTGATCCGCCGACATTCCTTCTGTTTCTCGCGCCCCTGCTCTTTCTTGACGGCTGGCGAACTCCCAAGGAGGGTCTTCTGCGGGATAAGGGCACGATCGCGGCTCTTGCTTTCGGTCTGGTGTTTTTCACGGTCCTTGGAGCAGGTACTTTCATCCACTGGATGATCCCGTCCATGCCATTGGCCGTCGCATTCGCTCTCGCATCAGCTATTTCGCCAACGGACGCGGTCGCCGTGTCCGCCATCGTGAGCCGGTTACCCATTACAAAGCGGCTGATCCACATCCTAGAAGGAGAGTCGCTTCTCAACGATGCTTCCGGTCTGGTTTGCATGCGCTTCGCGATCGCCGCCGCGACGACAGGCACCTTCTCGTTGCTGGAAGCATCGACAACGTTTGTCTGGATCGCCATCGTAGGGGTAGCGATTGGAGCGGCCGTGGCGCTTGTGGCCACGACGGGCAAGGACTTGATATCACGGCGTTTCGGCGAGGAAACCGGATCGCAGATCCTCATCAGCCTTTTGATTCCCTTCGCCGCCTATATGCTGGCGGAACGGGCGGACGCGTCCGGAATCCTGGCAGCAGTCGCCGCCGGCGTTGTTATGGGTTGGGAAGAGCGATCGGGACGAGCGTTGCCAGTCACACGGCTGCAGCGGGCGGCAGTGTGGGACGCGCTCCAATTTGCCGGCAACGGTGCCATATTCGTCGTTCTAGGGCAGCAACTTCCGTCAATTTTTGTCGCCGCATCGGAGGCCGTGCAGGAGACAGGAAATCCAGGCACTTTCTGGCTCGCGATCTACGTCGTCGCGATATTGCTTGCACTTCTGGTCCTGCGGGCGACCTGGGCGTGGGTAACATTGCGGATGTTGCTGTTTCGCGAAGCGAAGGCCGATGCCAGTTTCGCAATGCCGCACTGGAGGCTCGTCGCGGCGACCTCGCTTGCGGGCGTCCGCGGCGCAGTCACATTGGCCGGCGCGTTCGCGCTCCCGATCACGCTCGACAATGGATCGCCGTTTCCATCGCGGGATCTTGTCATCTTCCTTGCGGCCGGCGTCATCGTGCTATCGCTTGTCGTGGCAAACCTCGGCCTTCCCATGGTCCTCAAAGGCGTGCGGCTTCAATCCCAATACAAGGTCCACCAGGAAGAGGTTCAGGCGCGCGCCGCGGCGACACAGGCAGCGATTTCCGCGGTAGAACAGAAACTTCGTGAGCTGGCTCCCGGCCTCGCCGACGATCTCCATCGCGACACAGCGGCAAGAGTCTTGTCTGCCTATCGTCAGCATTCCGCTGCGCCATCGGACCCCACCGAGCTCGAAGACACAGATATCAGGGATATCGAACGCGAGCTCCATCTAGCGGCCATACGCGCCGAACGCATCGAAATCTACAAGGCAGCCCGCTCCAACCAGCTCCCTGAAGAAATCGCTTCCCGCCTGATCCGCGAAGTGGACCTCATGGAGTCCCGTTTCAGTTCTTCTTGA
- the cyoA gene encoding ubiquinol oxidase subunit II, with protein MDPHGPTTAAERQILLNSVVIMLCIIVPVIAATLLVAWWYREGNRQACYRPEWTYSGKVEIVIWGIPAMVIMLLGGIAWIGSHELDPARALDSRKTPLNVEVVALDWKWLFIYPDQGLASVNRLVVPVGRPVSLKITSATVMNSFFVPQLAGQIYAMSGMTTRLHMLANRQGQFQGLSAQFSGDGFSGMRFNVDAVETAEFDGWISSVRQGGRALDAAGYAELARPSPNVQPVTFGNVASGLFDNIIHTTTTMTQEDAALGICRGVSSISNERL; from the coding sequence ATGGATCCGCACGGCCCGACAACGGCAGCCGAACGCCAGATCCTTCTGAATTCCGTCGTGATCATGCTTTGCATCATCGTACCTGTTATCGCTGCCACGCTTCTGGTCGCGTGGTGGTATCGCGAGGGAAATCGCCAGGCCTGCTACCGTCCCGAATGGACCTATTCCGGAAAGGTCGAGATCGTCATCTGGGGCATTCCTGCGATGGTCATCATGCTGCTCGGCGGCATCGCATGGATCGGAAGTCACGAGCTGGACCCTGCACGTGCGCTGGACTCCCGCAAGACGCCGCTGAACGTCGAGGTGGTGGCGCTCGATTGGAAATGGCTTTTCATCTATCCCGACCAGGGATTGGCGAGCGTCAACCGGCTAGTCGTACCCGTTGGCAGGCCTGTCTCGCTCAAGATCACGTCGGCGACGGTGATGAATAGCTTCTTCGTCCCGCAGCTTGCGGGTCAGATCTATGCGATGTCCGGCATGACCACCCGACTCCACATGCTCGCCAACCGGCAGGGACAGTTCCAGGGACTATCGGCGCAATTTAGCGGCGACGGCTTTTCGGGAATGCGATTCAATGTCGATGCCGTCGAAACTGCCGAGTTCGACGGGTGGATTTCGAGCGTCCGGCAGGGCGGGCGCGCTCTCGACGCCGCCGGCTATGCCGAACTGGCCAGACCGAGTCCTAATGTCCAGCCGGTGACATTCGGAAACGTCGCCAGCGGTCTGTTCGACAACATCATTCATACGACGACGACCATGACCCAGGAAGACGCTGCCTTGGGCATTTGCCGCGGTGTCAGCTCGATTTCCAACGAAAGGCTATAG
- a CDS encoding DoxX family protein, translated as MIARIGHAVAPPVLRIALALPFFRSGFTRWDGFLSISAGTQFLFKEQFKLHILGGEYPFPAPDITAFIVAIAEIALPLLLLAGLATRFTATALLIMTGVIQLTFPDGWANFHLYWASIALAIMALGAGPMSLDCLIAKLWHRADSTLS; from the coding sequence ATGATCGCTCGCATCGGCCATGCAGTGGCTCCTCCCGTTCTCAGGATCGCCCTGGCGCTCCCCTTTTTCCGGTCCGGCTTCACGCGGTGGGACGGTTTCCTGTCGATCTCGGCCGGCACGCAGTTCCTTTTCAAGGAGCAGTTCAAACTTCACATCCTCGGCGGCGAATATCCCTTTCCGGCGCCCGATATCACTGCATTCATCGTGGCGATCGCGGAGATCGCTCTGCCGCTCCTTCTTCTCGCTGGCCTTGCCACGCGATTCACAGCCACGGCCCTGCTTATCATGACCGGTGTGATCCAGCTGACCTTCCCGGACGGGTGGGCAAATTTCCACCTCTACTGGGCATCCATTGCACTCGCGATCATGGCCTTGGGCGCTGGTCCGATGTCACTCGACTGCCTGATCGCCAAGCTTTGGCATCGCGCTGACAGCACCCTTTCATGA
- the cyoD gene encoding cytochrome o ubiquinol oxidase subunit IV — protein MTEHDQTTTPNDLAPGDEHDSFLSGLTTNVVGLFLALLLTALSFWIARSDFLWMSGIPVGLAVLAIAQIGIHLVFFLHITTGPDNTNNALALAFGILIVFLIVVGSLWIMSNLNGNLMPMDHMIQP, from the coding sequence ATGACCGAGCATGACCAAACCACGACACCGAACGATCTGGCGCCCGGCGACGAGCATGACAGCTTTCTGTCGGGACTGACGACCAATGTCGTCGGATTGTTTCTGGCACTGCTGCTGACGGCGTTATCCTTCTGGATAGCACGCAGCGACTTTCTTTGGATGTCCGGAATACCCGTGGGCCTGGCGGTGCTGGCGATCGCCCAAATCGGCATCCATCTTGTTTTCTTTCTCCATATCACGACAGGCCCGGACAACACGAACAACGCGCTGGCGCTGGCATTTGGAATTCTGATCGTCTTCCTGATCGTCGTCGGATCGCTGTGGATTATGTCCAACCTGAACGGCAATCTTATGCCTATGGATCACATGATCCAGCCTTAA
- a CDS encoding cytochrome c oxidase subunit 3 has translation MFSALFATYAVLKNATAGGPAASQLLDMRNVGIETVVLVFSSFTCGVASLAAKHKSIAVAQLSLVVTGILGLIFLVLEVREFSHLLAIGAGPDRSAFLSAFFTLVGCHGLHVLAGLIWLAVMLMQIRVRGFRPEVGRRLMCFSLFWHALDIIWVAVFTLVYLYGVLP, from the coding sequence ATGTTCTCGGCGTTGTTTGCCACATACGCCGTCCTCAAGAATGCGACGGCAGGAGGGCCGGCAGCCTCGCAATTGCTTGACATGCGCAACGTCGGCATCGAGACGGTGGTGCTCGTATTTTCGAGTTTCACTTGCGGCGTCGCGTCATTGGCGGCAAAGCACAAGTCGATCGCTGTCGCACAGCTGTCTCTCGTGGTCACCGGCATTCTCGGTCTCATCTTTCTCGTTCTCGAGGTCAGGGAGTTCAGTCATCTCCTTGCGATCGGGGCCGGGCCGGATCGTTCCGCTTTCCTGTCGGCGTTCTTCACCCTCGTCGGATGCCACGGTCTCCATGTGCTGGCCGGCCTGATCTGGCTGGCGGTCATGCTGATGCAGATCCGGGTGCGAGGTTTCCGCCCCGAGGTAGGCCGCCGGCTGATGTGCTTCAGCCTGTTCTGGCATGCCCTGGATATCATCTGGGTCGCGGTATTCACCCTTGTCTATCTTTACGGAGTGCTTCCATGA
- a CDS encoding FdhF/YdeP family oxidoreductase — protein sequence MKKKRPEGIKTYSEPAGGWGALLAVAKTLKHQQVVAEGTAMLLKANQPEGFDCPGCAWPDPKHTSSFEFCENGAKAITWESTAKRVTPEFFSEHPVSELWEWPDHKLEDQGRLTDPMIYDAGTDRYRQIGWDEAFVLIGDALRALPDPNMAEFYTSGRASNEAAFLYQLFVRAYGTNNFPDCSNMCHEATSVGLPQSIGVGKGTVTLEDFDHADAIFSFGHNPGTNHPRMMTTLHDAARRGTPIIVFNPLKERALERFAAPQNPIEMATFSSTDIASAYHQVRAGGDLAVLKGMMKSIFERDAADIGSGGTGVLDRAFIAEHTAGFDELRRNIETTSWETILTVSGLTREAIESAVDVYLKAKNVIACYGMGLTQHLNGTGNVQQLANLLLLRGNMGRQGAGIAPIRGHSNVQGDRTVGITEIPNQALLDGIERAFGFRPPAAKGHNAVETMQAIIAGRSKALICLGGNFAVAMADPDATYPAIRKLDLAVHLATKLNRTHLLTAKTTIVLPVLGRTDIDIQAGGPQSTTVEDSMSMVHASRGFLRPPSPQLRSEPSIIAGIAKATLGDRYGIDWDGLVANYDAIRDKIEIVFPEFQDFNRRVRAKGGFRLTVAASERLWNTANGRANFIVSSGLDEDPALNHPGALVLMTIRSHDQYNTTVYSLDDRYRGVFGRRDIIFMNRIDLMARGLKEGDRVDVVGAGNAGFGKGNVRAARRLTAVEYNIPVGSIAGYYPELNVVVSLDHHDRKSGTPSYKGVHVDVRRSADD from the coding sequence ATGAAGAAGAAACGCCCTGAAGGCATAAAAACCTATAGCGAACCGGCTGGTGGCTGGGGCGCCCTGCTCGCGGTGGCGAAGACACTGAAGCACCAGCAGGTCGTGGCAGAAGGCACTGCGATGCTGCTCAAGGCAAACCAGCCCGAGGGATTTGACTGCCCCGGCTGTGCCTGGCCGGATCCCAAGCACACGTCCTCATTCGAATTCTGCGAAAATGGTGCCAAGGCTATCACATGGGAGTCGACAGCCAAACGTGTAACGCCTGAATTCTTCAGTGAGCATCCTGTATCCGAACTGTGGGAATGGCCGGACCATAAGCTCGAAGATCAGGGACGGCTGACGGATCCGATGATCTACGATGCCGGTACGGATCGCTATCGCCAGATAGGATGGGATGAGGCATTCGTGCTGATCGGCGATGCCCTCCGCGCCCTACCGGACCCGAACATGGCAGAATTCTACACGTCCGGCAGGGCTTCCAACGAGGCCGCATTCCTCTACCAGCTCTTCGTTCGTGCCTATGGCACCAACAACTTTCCGGACTGCTCGAACATGTGCCATGAGGCGACAAGCGTGGGATTGCCGCAGTCGATCGGGGTCGGAAAGGGAACGGTGACGCTGGAAGACTTCGATCATGCCGATGCGATCTTCAGTTTCGGGCACAATCCCGGCACTAACCATCCCCGGATGATGACAACGCTTCACGACGCGGCGCGGCGCGGAACGCCGATCATCGTCTTCAATCCGCTGAAGGAACGGGCGCTCGAGCGTTTTGCCGCGCCGCAGAACCCGATCGAGATGGCGACCTTCTCATCGACAGACATCGCATCCGCCTACCATCAGGTCAGAGCCGGAGGGGATCTCGCCGTCCTGAAGGGCATGATGAAATCGATCTTCGAACGAGATGCCGCCGACATTGGCTCGGGGGGCACGGGGGTCCTTGATCGTGCCTTCATCGCCGAACACACCGCTGGCTTCGACGAACTCCGACGCAATATCGAAACGACCTCGTGGGAGACCATCCTGACGGTATCCGGCCTGACGAGAGAAGCCATCGAGAGTGCGGTGGATGTCTATCTGAAAGCGAAAAACGTCATTGCATGCTACGGGATGGGCCTGACACAGCATCTCAACGGGACCGGCAACGTCCAGCAACTCGCCAACCTGCTTCTGCTCAGGGGCAACATGGGCCGGCAGGGCGCAGGCATTGCTCCGATCCGCGGGCATTCGAACGTCCAGGGTGATCGGACGGTCGGCATAACGGAAATCCCGAACCAGGCGCTCCTCGACGGAATCGAGCGTGCCTTCGGATTCCGGCCGCCAGCGGCCAAGGGCCACAATGCCGTGGAGACCATGCAGGCCATCATCGCGGGACGCTCGAAGGCACTCATTTGCCTCGGAGGCAATTTCGCGGTTGCGATGGCAGATCCGGACGCCACCTATCCCGCGATCCGGAAGCTCGATCTCGCCGTCCATCTCGCGACCAAGCTCAATCGAACCCATCTCCTGACCGCGAAGACGACGATCGTGCTGCCTGTCCTCGGCAGGACCGATATCGATATCCAGGCTGGAGGGCCGCAATCGACCACGGTCGAGGACTCGATGTCCATGGTTCACGCCTCTCGCGGCTTCCTTCGGCCGCCAAGTCCCCAGCTCCGCTCGGAACCGTCGATCATTGCGGGTATTGCGAAGGCTACCCTGGGTGACCGATACGGCATCGACTGGGACGGACTGGTCGCCAATTACGACGCGATCCGCGACAAAATCGAGATTGTCTTTCCCGAGTTTCAAGATTTCAATCGACGGGTCCGTGCGAAAGGTGGCTTCCGTCTCACCGTCGCCGCCTCGGAGCGTCTTTGGAACACGGCCAATGGAAGGGCAAATTTTATCGTGTCATCCGGTCTGGATGAGGATCCGGCTTTGAACCACCCCGGCGCTCTCGTACTCATGACGATCCGGAGTCACGATCAGTATAACACGACCGTCTATAGCCTTGATGACCGATATCGTGGCGTCTTCGGGCGCCGAGATATCATCTTCATGAACCGCATCGATCTCATGGCGAGAGGTCTGAAAGAAGGCGACAGAGTCGATGTGGTTGGTGCGGGCAACGCCGGTTTCGGAAAAGGAAATGTGCGGGCCGCGCGAAGGCTTACCGCGGTAGAATACAACATTCCTGTCGGATCGATCGCGGGGTATTATCCCGAACTTAACGTCGTCGTGTCGCTTGATCACCATGACAGGAAATCTGGCACTCCATCATACAAGGGCGTGCATGTAGACGTGCGGAGAAGCGCCGATGACTAA
- a CDS encoding DUF2063 domain-containing protein yields the protein MIVSDALTNRLREFALALLDPERPVPVGLVGPDGLPSQRRFNVYRNNVVAGLTSTLRDAYPAVARIVGDEFFAAMARIYVAVRPPRSPIMLDYGATFPEFIGTFEPAGSVPYLADVARIERAWVEAYHSPDVEPLDPEVFTHIAAEDLPNVRVILHPSCRLVRSTFPAVSIWQMNVSEGPVGEISLRQGGENAFIIRSGADVEVRPLRSSAVRFVESIATGETIIEAMKDAMSEDTAFDLSSCLSALMTTRAFITYGLSPGGRPLFEDV from the coding sequence ATGATCGTGTCGGACGCACTGACCAACAGATTGCGGGAATTCGCCTTGGCCCTGCTCGATCCAGAGCGGCCGGTCCCTGTCGGACTGGTCGGGCCCGACGGTCTGCCAAGCCAGCGGCGTTTCAACGTCTATCGCAACAACGTCGTTGCGGGCCTGACATCCACGCTGCGGGACGCCTATCCTGCCGTCGCCAGGATCGTCGGCGACGAATTCTTCGCGGCGATGGCGCGGATTTACGTCGCGGTGCGGCCGCCGCGCAGCCCCATCATGCTGGACTACGGTGCGACTTTTCCCGAATTCATCGGAACCTTCGAGCCGGCCGGCTCGGTCCCCTATCTGGCCGATGTCGCGAGGATCGAAAGGGCGTGGGTCGAAGCCTATCATTCCCCTGATGTGGAGCCCCTCGATCCGGAGGTCTTCACGCATATCGCGGCGGAGGATCTGCCCAATGTACGCGTCATCCTGCATCCGTCATGCAGACTTGTGCGATCGACGTTTCCGGCGGTGAGCATCTGGCAGATGAATGTATCGGAAGGACCGGTCGGCGAGATCAGTCTGCGACAGGGCGGGGAAAACGCATTCATCATCCGCTCCGGGGCGGACGTCGAAGTGCGACCTCTGCGATCGAGCGCTGTCCGGTTCGTGGAAAGCATCGCGACGGGAGAAACGATCATCGAGGCGATGAAGGATGCGATGAGCGAGGACACTGCGTTCGACCTGTCCAGCTGTCTGTCGGCGCTCATGACCACGAGAGCTTTTATCACATACGGCCTGTCACCTGGCGGCAGGCCGCTCTTCGAGGACGTTTAA